The stretch of DNA ATCGTAATATTATCCAATGCGTCGTAAAATCTCCTGCTTCAGCTATGGGGATATAAGACGCGTCCATCGAATTTATGCAAGTAATTGAAGATGGACAAAATAGCAATTGTATTAATTAATGAGCCATAGCATAATACAAATATGAACACAACATATAAATCAAACAACAATGTCGTCTATTCCTGTAATACCATGTAGTATGGTGTCCAAAGCATAGACGAAAAGTATTAATTAATGGTGTGGACGTCCGGCTGAAGGAGCTGCTCACAGAGTATGCTGCAAATCTTTCTGTAGACATTCTGGAAATGGAGAGCATGCCAGACCATGTTCATATGCTTTTGGAAGTAGATACTCAGTTTGGCATCCACAAAGCTGTAAAGTCATTTAAAGGCTATACGTCCAGAATTTTAAGACAGGAATTTCCCTATTTTAAAACGAAAATGCCGACTCTCTGGACAAACAGCTATTTTGTATCGACGGTGGGCGGTGCTCCGCTGGAAACAGTAAAACAGTATATTGAAAACCAGAAAACATCGCAGAGACAAAAGGATAAGATGGGATAATGCAAAAAGGAATTAAATTTAGGATCTACCCGAACAGAGAACAGAAAAACTTCATCCATCAGACCCTGAGATGTTGCCGGTTCATCTACAACCGGGGACTTGCCATGCGTAAGGAAGGCTATGAAAATGGGGAAAAGATCGGCTATTCCCAGACTTCCGCCATGCTGACTGAACTGAAAAAGCAAGAGGAGTTTGCCGTTCTGAAAGCAGCAGATTCCATTGCATTACAGCAGTCTTTGCGGGATCTCGACCGGGGATTTGTGAATTTCTTTCAGAAACGGGCTTCCTATCCAACCTTCAAAAGTAAACATAACCGGTTCCAGTCATACAGAACGGTAAATCAAAAAGATAATATTCGTATTGTGGGAAGATATATCAAACTTCCGAAACTTGGATTTGTTAAAATACGGCAGTCGATGGAAGTGGAAAAGATTAATCACGTGATCATTGAGCACACACCGGCTGGAAAATATTTTGCGGTTTTAAATG from Blautia sp. SC05B48 encodes:
- a CDS encoding transposase, with the protein product MQKGIKFRIYPNREQKNFIHQTLRCCRFIYNRGLAMRKEGYENGEKIGYSQTSAMLTELKKQEEFAVLKAADSIALQQSLRDLDRGFVNFFQKRASYPTFKSKHNRFQSYRTVNQKDNIRIVGRYIKLPKLGFVKIRQSMEVEKINHVIIEHTPAGKYFAVLNVDFEPEPRSNAGGTIGIDVGIKAFYSDSNGNTVSNPRYLERSMRKLIREQRRLSRKQKDSHNREK